GGTGGTCGAAGAGCGTCTCGTCAATCTCTACCGCCAGGGGAAGATCGTGGGCGGGCTCTATCGATCGCTCGGCCAGGAAGCGACGTCCGTCGGAACCGCGTTCGCTCTCTCCCCCGGAGACTTCCTGAGTCCCCTGATCCGGAATCTCGGGTCGGTGCTCGTCCGCGGATATGCGCCGCGAGAGCTCTTCGCCCAGTACCTCGCCCGCGCCACGTCTCCGTCCGGCGGAAAGGACGGGAACCTCCATTTCGCCTCCGTCGAACGCGGGGTCATCGGGCCGATCTCGATGCTCGGAGAGCTGATTCCCGTGATGGCCGGCGTCGCCCTCGCCGCGAAGCTCCGGCGCGAGAGCTTCGTCTGCATGACCTACATCGGCGACGGCGCGACGTCGACCGGACCCTTTCACGAGGGAATGAATTTCGCCGCCGTCCGGAAACTGCCGCTCGTCGTCGTCGGGGAGAACAACCACTGGGCATACTCCACCCCCTTCTCGCAGCAGATGGCGTGCGCGTCGCTCGCCGACCGGGCGAAGGCCTACGGAATGGCGGCGGCGACCGTGGACGGCAACGACGTCGAGACGGTCTGGGAGGCGGCGTCGGAGGCGGTCGCGCGCGCGCGGCGGGGCGAGGGGCCGTTCTTCCTCGAAGCGGTCACGTACCGCATGAAGGGGCACGCCGAACACGACGCGCAGCACTACGTCGACAAGGCCGAGCTCGCCGCCTGGGGGGATCGCGACCCGCTCGAACGATGGTCCCGGGCCCTCGCCGCGCGGGGCCTCGCCTCGGCGGGCGACCTGGCGCGGCTCGACGGTGACATCGCGCGACTGGTCGACCAGGAGCTCGAGATCGCCGAGCGCGCCCCGTTTCCGCCGCCCGAAGCCGCCCTCGAGGGGGTCTACGGAGAGGCGCCCGGCGAATCGGAGCCGTTCTTCCTCCGGTACGCCGAAGGGAAGCGCTGAATGCTGGACCGGCGGCGCGCCGACGAGGCCCGGGGCGGAACGACGTACGTGGAGGCGCTCCACGACGCCCTCTGGGAGGAAATGGAAACCGACGACCGCGTGTTCGTCCTCGGGGAGGACGTCGGGGTGTACGGCGGCGCGTTCAAGGTGACCGACGGGATGATCGAGCGGTTCGGGCCGGACCGCGTGATCGACACGCCCATCTCGGAGGACGCGATCGTCGGCGCCGCGATCGGCGCCGCGATCGCGGGCCTGCGGCCGGTCGCCGAGATGCAGTTCGCCGATTTCATCTCCTGCGCCTTCGACCAGATCACGAACTTCGCCGCGAAATCGCGGTACCGGACCGGCGTCGGAATTCCGATCGTCGTCCGGGGTCCGTCGGGAGGAGGCGTTCATGGCGGCCCGTTCCACTCCCAGAATCCGGAGGCGTATTTCGCCCACACCCCCGGGCTGAAGGTCGTCCAGCCGGCCACCGCCTACGACGCCAAGGGCCTCCTGAAATCCGCGATCCGGGACGAGGATCCGGTGATCTTCTTCGAGCACAAATTCCTCTACCGGCGCATCCGGGAGGAGTTGCCGCGCGAGGAATACACGGTGCCGATCGGGAAAGCCCGGGTGGCGCGCGACGGACGCGATCTCTCGATCGTCACCTACGGCGCCATGGTCTGGGAGGCCCTCGACGCCGCCGCGCTGCTCGAG
This genomic stretch from Thermoanaerobaculia bacterium harbors:
- a CDS encoding alpha-ketoacid dehydrogenase subunit beta, with the protein product MLDRRRADEARGGTTYVEALHDALWEEMETDDRVFVLGEDVGVYGGAFKVTDGMIERFGPDRVIDTPISEDAIVGAAIGAAIAGLRPVAEMQFADFISCAFDQITNFAAKSRYRTGVGIPIVVRGPSGGGVHGGPFHSQNPEAYFAHTPGLKVVQPATAYDAKGLLKSAIRDEDPVIFFEHKFLYRRIREELPREEYTVPIGKARVARDGRDLSIVTYGAMVWEALDAAALLESEGIDCEVVDLRTLLPLDDETIFASVGRTGKALIVHEDTKTGGVGAEVSARITEHCFDSLDGPVLRVAAPDTPVPYAPPMEAFFLPNAEKIARAARALAGY
- a CDS encoding thiamine pyrophosphate-dependent dehydrogenase E1 component subunit alpha, yielding MGRLSDAQRLELYRFMRLNRVVEERLVNLYRQGKIVGGLYRSLGQEATSVGTAFALSPGDFLSPLIRNLGSVLVRGYAPRELFAQYLARATSPSGGKDGNLHFASVERGVIGPISMLGELIPVMAGVALAAKLRRESFVCMTYIGDGATSTGPFHEGMNFAAVRKLPLVVVGENNHWAYSTPFSQQMACASLADRAKAYGMAAATVDGNDVETVWEAASEAVARARRGEGPFFLEAVTYRMKGHAEHDAQHYVDKAELAAWGDRDPLERWSRALAARGLASAGDLARLDGDIARLVDQELEIAERAPFPPPEAALEGVYGEAPGESEPFFLRYAEGKR